In Planctomycetia bacterium, one DNA window encodes the following:
- a CDS encoding metallophosphoesterase produces MWIPPRAPTDRFYSRLQWTLIALVAALLLYGFVIARFVPTPRGLGFRLVILSMLVFNALWWSIADRRFARCIESTRFSNAARAIAGAFTAGLVAPMVYMFITGRMPQFMKGPVWYASAVTLWNIGLVCCLPLVAGLRLAALAFSWSWQRWCGRGRVEHDPAPLPPRAPPSSAEQTTPNALVSRRALLKTAVATAPMALLGGSVLAWRDQAAFVVRRHDVPAPWLPDRLRGLTISHVSDLHVGRLFRPDMLPRVVDAVNALNSDLLLITGDVVDNSNALLPPALDAIGRMQHRYGCFLCIGNHDEIDDRAEFIRMVRERFDLLINRRRSLEIGGERLCIAGIDYAGSDEPRGSRPGHRRDVRSALMNYDKNVEGPMIALAHHPHTWDALRDSGVPLTLSGHTHGGQLMFAPPGSGFDRGAGELLFRYIRGFFGDDRSRLFVNSGVGNWFPVRINAPAEIVQLRLV; encoded by the coding sequence ATGTGGATACCGCCTCGCGCCCCCACCGATCGATTCTATTCGCGTCTTCAATGGACGCTGATCGCCCTCGTGGCGGCGCTGCTGCTGTACGGCTTCGTGATCGCGCGGTTCGTGCCGACGCCGCGCGGGCTGGGCTTTCGACTGGTCATCCTCTCCATGCTCGTGTTCAACGCCCTCTGGTGGTCGATCGCCGATCGTCGATTCGCGCGCTGCATCGAGTCAACGCGATTCTCGAATGCCGCGCGCGCCATCGCCGGCGCTTTCACCGCCGGCCTTGTCGCGCCGATGGTGTACATGTTCATCACCGGCCGCATGCCGCAGTTCATGAAGGGGCCGGTCTGGTACGCCTCGGCCGTCACGCTCTGGAACATCGGGCTGGTTTGTTGTTTGCCGCTTGTCGCCGGGCTTCGGCTTGCGGCACTGGCCTTCTCTTGGTCATGGCAACGGTGGTGCGGGCGAGGACGAGTCGAACACGATCCCGCGCCGCTTCCGCCGCGCGCACCGCCTTCCAGCGCGGAGCAAACGACGCCGAACGCGCTCGTATCGCGTCGTGCGTTGTTAAAGACAGCCGTCGCGACAGCACCGATGGCGCTGCTCGGCGGGTCGGTCCTGGCGTGGCGCGATCAGGCGGCGTTCGTCGTTCGCAGACATGATGTGCCCGCGCCGTGGCTGCCTGATCGATTGCGCGGACTGACCATTTCGCACGTGAGCGACCTGCACGTCGGGCGGCTGTTCCGGCCCGACATGCTTCCGCGCGTCGTGGACGCGGTGAACGCGCTGAACAGCGACTTGCTCCTGATCACTGGCGACGTCGTCGACAACTCCAACGCCCTGCTGCCGCCTGCGCTGGACGCGATCGGGCGCATGCAGCACCGCTACGGCTGCTTCCTCTGCATCGGCAATCACGACGAGATTGATGATCGCGCCGAGTTCATCCGCATGGTGCGCGAGCGGTTCGATCTGCTCATCAACCGGCGGCGCTCGCTGGAGATCGGCGGCGAGCGACTCTGCATCGCCGGAATCGACTACGCGGGAAGCGACGAGCCGCGTGGCAGTCGGCCGGGGCATCGCCGCGATGTCCGTTCGGCGCTGATGAATTATGACAAGAACGTCGAAGGGCCGATGATCGCGCTGGCGCATCATCCGCACACGTGGGATGCACTGCGGGACAGCGGCGTGCCGTTGACGCTGTCGGGGCACACGCACGGCGGGCAACTGATGTTCGCGCCGCCGGGGTCGGGCTTTGACCGCGGCGCGGGCGAGCTGCTCTTCCGATACATCCGCGGGTTCTTCGGGGATGACCGGTCGCGGCTGTTCGTGAATTCCGGCGTGGGAAACTGGTTCCCGGTGCGGATCAATGCCCCGGCCGAGATTGTGCAGTTGCGGCTGGTCTGA
- a CDS encoding STAS domain-containing protein: MSLKDWSDNIILAELQDDPLFSDDLNSLHEMVERRGGCHVVLDFTAVNYLNSSNIAKLLKLRKMMSSSAPGKLRLCGIKTGVWGVFLVTGLDKIFDFCDDVPSGLASVQLS, encoded by the coding sequence ATGTCTCTTAAAGACTGGTCCGACAACATTATTCTGGCGGAATTGCAGGATGACCCCCTGTTTTCTGACGATTTGAACTCGCTCCACGAGATGGTTGAGCGGCGAGGCGGCTGTCACGTCGTCCTCGATTTCACAGCCGTGAACTACTTGAATTCCTCCAACATCGCCAAGCTGCTCAAGTTGCGAAAGATGATGAGCAGTTCGGCCCCGGGGAAGCTGCGTCTTTGTGGCATCAAGACCGGCGTTTGGGGGGTCTTCCTCGTCACCGGCCTCGATAAGATCTTCGATTTCTGCGACGACGTACCCAGCGGTCTGGCAAGCGTACAGCTTAGCTAG
- a CDS encoding PQQ-like beta-propeller repeat protein, translated as MAFAYYDALRSISILRASRAAVCCLTAAAALCCTVHARAESGWTRWGGPNQDWKIKCGKLAGEWPESGPKKIWTRELGEGYSSISEEDGKLYTMYREEGEDGKEVAICLDAGTGRTIWEYKYKAKPSDEHVMEFGAGPRATPLICDDRVYTIGVSGIMHCLNKADGKVVWKHDLWKEFKGTVLNHGYSSSALDYGDTVIAMVGGKGHSLMAFRKDNGKVVWKKQDFKNSYSTPMVINVDGQDQLLCFMAEELAALNPENGELLWRVEHKNQWGQNVCLPVWDAKDHLLFITSVAQGGSKCLKLSREGDETMVEEVWANPKLQIHHSNAIRLGDTIYTSSGGRGPGIFYAVDVKTGDIRWKERGFAKATFVYGDGKFFVVDEDGNVGLVEPDPESFKIKANVPLLTKAAWTHPTLVGKRLYLRDRKVIMALDVGAKS; from the coding sequence ATGGCCTTCGCGTATTACGACGCACTGCGTTCAATCTCCATCCTGCGCGCGTCGCGCGCGGCCGTCTGCTGCCTGACCGCCGCAGCCGCCCTCTGCTGCACCGTCCATGCCCGCGCCGAGAGCGGCTGGACCCGCTGGGGCGGACCGAATCAGGACTGGAAGATCAAGTGCGGCAAGCTCGCCGGCGAATGGCCCGAAAGCGGCCCCAAGAAAATCTGGACGCGCGAGCTGGGCGAGGGCTACTCGTCCATCAGCGAGGAAGACGGCAAGTTGTACACCATGTATCGCGAGGAAGGCGAAGACGGCAAGGAAGTTGCCATCTGTCTTGATGCCGGCACCGGCCGGACGATCTGGGAGTACAAGTACAAGGCCAAGCCGTCGGATGAACACGTCATGGAGTTCGGGGCCGGTCCCCGCGCCACGCCGCTCATCTGCGACGACCGCGTCTACACCATCGGCGTCTCGGGCATCATGCACTGCCTGAACAAGGCCGACGGCAAGGTCGTCTGGAAGCACGATCTCTGGAAGGAGTTCAAGGGCACCGTGCTGAACCACGGCTACTCCTCCAGCGCCCTGGACTACGGCGACACGGTCATCGCCATGGTCGGCGGCAAGGGCCACAGCCTCATGGCCTTTCGCAAGGACAACGGCAAGGTCGTCTGGAAGAAGCAGGATTTCAAGAACAGCTACTCGACGCCGATGGTCATCAACGTCGACGGGCAGGATCAGTTGCTCTGCTTCATGGCCGAGGAACTGGCGGCGCTGAACCCCGAGAACGGCGAGCTGCTCTGGCGCGTGGAGCACAAAAACCAGTGGGGCCAGAACGTCTGCCTGCCGGTCTGGGACGCGAAGGACCACCTGCTGTTCATCACGTCGGTGGCCCAGGGCGGAAGCAAGTGCCTGAAGCTGTCACGCGAGGGGGACGAGACGATGGTGGAAGAGGTCTGGGCCAACCCCAAACTTCAGATTCACCACTCCAACGCGATCCGCCTCGGTGACACGATTTACACCTCATCGGGCGGGCGCGGCCCCGGAATCTTCTACGCCGTCGACGTCAAGACCGGCGACATCCGCTGGAAGGAACGCGGCTTCGCCAAGGCGACATTCGTCTATGGCGACGGCAAATTCTTCGTCGTCGATGAAGACGGCAACGTCGGCCTCGTCGAGCCGGACCCCGAGTCGTTCAAGATCAAGGCCAACGTGCCCCTGCTCACCAAGGCCGCCTGGACCCATCCGACCCTCGTCGGCAAGCGGCTCTACCTGCGCGATCGCAAGGTCATCATGGCCCTGGATGTCGGTGCGAAGTCCTAA
- a CDS encoding glycosyltransferase family 2 protein — protein MYRAQFVDGAQRLAPRGRRTHSFRKPTVRARDRQRTDRPSVEDVARFMPEQPQSMVRYEAWIKAGILVLCVVVAAMVIASGRFTLRHSLFTGSALGDTFWYSAIFYGGLMYAVLVWRVVMWRRYKPMDAVPEKHLPSLTVIIPAFNEGALVRQSILSVAANRYPRHKLEIFAIDDGSSDDTWLHIRAAAAEVDPRIRITTHKQPKNMGKRHALYHGFMHGRGDVFVTIDSDSVLHPEALRNAVSPVVRNPRIGAVAGCVEVMNPRQSIITRFLKTTFSLSFKFVRAYQNQYYGVFCTPGALSVYRADVVRKVADEWLNQHFLGLPCTTGEDRAMTNLILREGWLTAYQQNAVVYSQMPHTYPGMVRMLLRWGRSNIRETIVLFRFLFTRFRREYLRTFQFQMVLVALTLVLPPFMIFNSTLLLFTSYGYVMHQLGMLLIYGATMATIYYVNERDSDWIWLFLYEFSWVPGFSWIIPYSAFTLRNTGWLTRGNAATSDSASELEPEAVPATATLHLPAAARTAPAAAQHAPALNPVVAMAQ, from the coding sequence ATGTATCGCGCTCAATTCGTCGATGGAGCACAGCGGCTCGCACCGCGCGGCCGCCGCACCCACTCGTTCCGCAAACCAACCGTCCGCGCCCGCGACCGACAACGGACCGATCGCCCATCCGTCGAGGACGTGGCGCGGTTCATGCCGGAGCAGCCGCAGTCGATGGTTCGTTATGAGGCATGGATCAAGGCGGGCATCCTGGTGTTGTGCGTCGTCGTCGCCGCGATGGTTATCGCAAGCGGTCGATTCACCCTTCGCCACTCGTTGTTCACGGGCAGCGCACTGGGCGATACGTTCTGGTACTCGGCAATTTTCTACGGCGGTCTCATGTACGCCGTGCTGGTCTGGCGCGTCGTGATGTGGCGGCGCTACAAGCCGATGGACGCCGTGCCGGAAAAGCATCTCCCCTCCTTGACGGTCATCATCCCCGCCTTCAACGAAGGCGCGCTCGTTCGCCAGTCGATCCTGTCGGTCGCGGCCAACCGCTACCCGCGCCACAAGCTGGAGATCTTCGCGATCGACGACGGCAGCAGCGACGACACATGGCTGCACATTCGCGCCGCGGCGGCGGAAGTCGATCCGCGCATCCGCATCACCACCCACAAGCAACCGAAGAACATGGGCAAGCGCCACGCTCTGTATCACGGCTTCATGCACGGCCGCGGCGACGTATTCGTCACCATCGACTCCGACAGCGTGCTGCACCCCGAAGCGTTGCGGAACGCCGTCTCGCCCGTCGTGCGCAATCCTCGCATCGGCGCGGTGGCCGGCTGCGTCGAGGTGATGAACCCCCGGCAGAGCATCATCACGCGATTCCTCAAGACCACGTTCAGCCTGTCGTTCAAGTTCGTGCGGGCCTACCAGAATCAGTATTACGGCGTCTTCTGCACGCCGGGGGCATTGAGCGTCTATCGCGCCGACGTCGTGCGGAAAGTCGCCGACGAATGGCTGAATCAGCACTTTCTCGGCCTGCCCTGCACCACCGGCGAAGACCGCGCCATGACGAACCTCATCCTGCGCGAGGGCTGGCTGACGGCGTACCAGCAGAATGCGGTGGTCTACAGCCAGATGCCGCACACGTACCCGGGCATGGTGAGGATGCTGCTCCGCTGGGGCCGCAGCAACATTCGCGAGACGATTGTTCTGTTCCGCTTCCTGTTCACGCGTTTCCGACGCGAGTACCTCCGCACGTTCCAGTTTCAAATGGTGCTGGTCGCGCTGACGCTCGTCCTCCCGCCGTTCATGATCTTCAACAGCACCTTGCTGCTCTTCACCAGCTACGGCTACGTGATGCACCAGCTTGGCATGTTGCTGATCTACGGCGCGACGATGGCGACGATTTATTACGTCAACGAGCGCGACAGCGACTGGATCTGGCTGTTCCTCTACGAATTCAGTTGGGTGCCGGGTTTCTCGTGGATCATTCCCTACTCGGCCTTCACGCTTCGCAACACCGGCTGGCTGACCCGCGGCAATGCAGCGACATCCGACTCGGCGAGCGAACTTGAGCCGGAGGCGGTCCCCGCCACCGCGACGCTGCATCTGCCAGCCGCCGCGAGAACCGCCCCCGCTGCCGCTCAACATGCACCCGCGCTCAATCCGGTCGTGGCCATGGCGCAGTAA
- a CDS encoding RluA family pseudouridine synthase: MSADVDDEIVAPVAPAAPIEDPSVIAADDAATIQTIDAAEDESRPRVQIIVRRRLPGARLDKYLTSRFPKVSRTTIQRLIKQGDVLVNGRPTKNSYEMEGDDVIDIIFPPPPVYDVSPEDIPLNIIYEDDFVLAINKPAGIICHPASRTQGGTIANALAFYCKSLSRGGDVFRPGIVHRLDKNTTGVMIIAKTDEAHWRLAAQFENRTTTKVYLAVVHGNPEFDEDVIDVPIGQHPTVHDRYVASGLAERMGGKFEKKLGKSAVTRYKVLKRYQGFSLVELHPRTGRTHQLRIHMSHIRHPIVGDPFYGGRNISLRDVTGRPSDSAEPRFCRQMLHAHRLVVQHPIHQTPLELIAPVAPDMQELIDLLEQRPLVHPTGPKRGR; encoded by the coding sequence ATGTCCGCCGATGTTGACGACGAGATCGTCGCGCCCGTCGCCCCCGCCGCGCCGATTGAAGATCCGTCCGTCATTGCCGCAGACGACGCCGCGACGATTCAAACGATTGACGCAGCCGAAGACGAATCCCGCCCGCGCGTGCAGATCATCGTCCGCCGACGTCTCCCCGGCGCGAGATTGGACAAGTATCTGACCAGCCGCTTCCCCAAGGTTTCGCGCACCACGATTCAACGCCTCATCAAGCAGGGCGACGTCTTAGTCAACGGCCGGCCGACGAAGAACAGCTACGAGATGGAAGGCGACGACGTGATTGATATCATCTTCCCGCCGCCGCCGGTGTATGACGTTTCACCTGAAGACATTCCGCTGAATATCATTTACGAAGACGACTTTGTCCTCGCTATCAACAAGCCCGCGGGCATCATCTGTCACCCGGCGAGTCGCACGCAGGGCGGCACGATCGCCAACGCGCTGGCGTTCTACTGCAAGAGCCTGTCGCGCGGGGGGGATGTCTTCCGCCCCGGCATCGTCCATCGGCTGGATAAGAACACCACAGGCGTGATGATCATCGCCAAGACCGATGAGGCCCACTGGCGGCTGGCGGCGCAGTTCGAGAATCGAACGACGACGAAAGTGTATCTCGCCGTCGTCCACGGCAACCCCGAGTTCGACGAAGACGTGATCGACGTGCCCATCGGGCAGCATCCGACCGTGCACGATCGCTACGTCGCCAGCGGGCTGGCCGAGCGCATGGGCGGCAAGTTCGAGAAAAAGCTGGGCAAGAGCGCCGTCACGCGCTACAAGGTGCTCAAGCGGTATCAGGGTTTTTCGCTGGTAGAGCTGCACCCCCGCACCGGCCGCACGCACCAGTTGCGTATACATATGTCGCATATCCGCCACCCGATTGTCGGCGATCCGTTCTATGGCGGGCGGAATATCTCGCTGCGCGACGTGACCGGCCGGCCGAGCGACAGCGCCGAGCCGCGATTCTGCCGGCAGATGCTGCACGCGCACCGACTGGTGGTGCAGCATCCGATCCACCAGACGCCGCTGGAACTGATCGCCCCGGTCGCGCCGGATATGCAGGAGTTGATTGACCTGCTGGAACAGCGGCCGTTGGTCCATCCGACGGGACCGAAGCGGGGGCGGTGA
- a CDS encoding response regulator, with the protein MNGTATHSRILVLSRPGSPSSDRVSQIFPEAEVRTVASFDEAVAALRDGQYDLVISDQRDFLALERASINHQATLLLETIGQGVCIVGLDGRHVWSNPKMQSYPADLQEKVCEVCAKTFGGAVEADPAQPSYHRARRFSLTGGQDQYFDLTVTPVMNPRGEVSQVAAVVWDVTHSRRLQKKIDAIDLAGRELARIDAETYAGMNVEQRIALLEEKMHGYLKELLNFDKFAVLLIDKKTNKLDFVFHHGLSQKSRDYVIYAEPTGNGTSGYVAATGQSYICKDTSLDPLYLQGLDTTGSSLTVPLRLRDAVIGVLDIESDQVNAFNEDDKQFAEILARYVAIALNTLDLLIIERYEFGGQLVDDVCSEVAGPVNDIIAESQGIMDEYIGNDSLRRRIAAICENAKEISKRIKAAGTTRAGILGRHNDATPVDPLINGKRILVADDDQTIRETIAELLARRGGRIDMATDGSDAIARIKQNGYDLVLSDIRMPHKNGYEVFSAARDKRADCPVILMTGFGYDPNHSIVRARPEGLSAVLFKPFMVDQLVEAVRKALMPAGTGTQQ; encoded by the coding sequence ATGAACGGCACGGCGACTCATTCACGAATCCTCGTCTTGAGCCGCCCCGGTTCTCCCTCTTCCGACCGCGTTTCGCAGATTTTTCCCGAAGCCGAAGTTCGAACCGTCGCCTCGTTTGATGAAGCGGTGGCGGCGCTGCGCGACGGGCAATACGACCTGGTCATCAGCGACCAGCGCGATTTTCTGGCGTTGGAGCGTGCCTCGATCAATCACCAGGCGACGCTGCTTCTAGAGACGATCGGGCAGGGCGTTTGCATCGTGGGGCTGGATGGTCGGCACGTCTGGTCGAATCCCAAGATGCAGAGCTACCCGGCGGATTTGCAGGAGAAAGTCTGCGAGGTTTGCGCCAAGACGTTCGGCGGTGCCGTGGAGGCGGATCCCGCGCAACCCTCGTATCACCGCGCGCGGCGCTTCAGTCTGACGGGCGGCCAGGATCAGTACTTCGATCTGACGGTGACCCCGGTCATGAATCCGCGCGGCGAGGTGTCGCAGGTGGCGGCGGTGGTGTGGGACGTGACGCACAGTCGCCGTTTGCAGAAGAAGATCGACGCGATCGACCTGGCGGGCCGGGAGTTGGCGCGGATCGACGCGGAAACGTATGCGGGGATGAACGTCGAGCAGCGCATCGCGCTGCTGGAAGAGAAGATGCACGGCTACCTGAAGGAGCTGTTGAACTTCGACAAGTTCGCCGTGTTGCTGATCGACAAGAAGACGAACAAGCTGGACTTCGTGTTTCACCACGGGCTGTCGCAGAAGAGCCGCGATTACGTGATCTATGCGGAGCCGACGGGCAACGGCACGAGCGGCTACGTGGCGGCGACCGGACAAAGCTACATTTGTAAGGATACTTCGTTGGATCCCCTGTACCTCCAGGGGCTGGACACGACGGGCAGTTCGCTGACCGTGCCGCTGCGGCTGCGCGACGCGGTGATCGGCGTGCTGGACATCGAGTCGGACCAAGTCAACGCCTTCAACGAGGACGACAAGCAGTTCGCGGAGATTCTGGCCCGCTACGTGGCGATCGCCCTGAACACGCTGGACCTGCTGATCATCGAGCGGTACGAGTTCGGCGGGCAACTGGTCGACGACGTGTGCAGCGAAGTGGCCGGGCCGGTGAACGACATCATTGCCGAATCGCAGGGGATCATGGACGAGTACATCGGCAACGATTCGCTCCGCCGGCGGATCGCCGCGATCTGCGAAAACGCCAAGGAAATCAGCAAGCGCATCAAGGCCGCTGGCACGACCCGCGCCGGCATCCTCGGCCGTCACAACGACGCCACGCCGGTCGATCCGCTGATCAACGGCAAGCGCATCCTGGTCGCCGACGACGATCAGACGATCCGCGAGACCATCGCCGAGCTGCTTGCCCGCCGCGGCGGCAGGATTGACATGGCCACCGACGGCAGCGACGCCATCGCGCGCATCAAGCAAAACGGCTATGATCTGGTGCTGTCCGACATCCGCATGCCGCATAAGAACGGGTACGAGGTTTTTTCCGCGGCGCGCGACAAGCGGGCCGATTGCCCCGTGATTCTCATGACCGGCTTCGGCTACGACCCGAATCACTCGATTGTCCGCGCGCGGCCCGAGGGATTGAGCGCCGTGCTGTTCAAACCGTTCATGGTCGATCAACTGGTCGAGGCCGTGCGCAAAGCGCTGATGCCTGCGGGTACCGGAACGCAGCAGTAG
- a CDS encoding TlpA family protein disulfide reductase, whose product MKTRPWIGIAAFAVAAMLAIAVAAYCLVDAGPGSAGSKPAQVLCPLDSVEWFNTERPVSWQTLRGRPVLLEVWATWCSVCLKQVPKLNALQRKYADRGLVVIGVTEESAEKAHAYIRRYQMEYVVCTNQKLVGVNALPTVILIDGSGNELLREVGETSTRRLETILSQMPLMSVDNPVRLGAMSGFVSNRPASAKGYDQAALNIEIDHFITRIEAGQADEIERDIKRIMSFYQANLPVGGWQGDSACRLFLMGALFDLLTPMKARNLNAGISLLGDELLDTFDWTEPDWEVRAERARKVGKALRPGNARAINVLSQAERSEAHPLVQYALIESLSQLDKTRPRVIRPPSEWEIAYRKYTDESLKWTTRWFGAAGEYKAFDDYVRDMEARMTTADMEILLSKLMSDYSIHSGMSELDLLVRYFILDQLSTIPYSRTVTKSDRCRMQKWLLSVLKHHEPDWRIRLHLLLTLDQWKYDCLPLPELIYVLDERIRSEDVKYVKAHFESIRMQVASK is encoded by the coding sequence ATGAAGACTCGTCCGTGGATCGGGATCGCAGCATTTGCAGTGGCGGCAATGCTTGCAATAGCTGTTGCAGCATATTGTCTAGTGGATGCCGGCCCTGGCTCCGCCGGTTCAAAGCCTGCACAGGTACTCTGTCCACTTGATTCTGTTGAGTGGTTTAATACCGAGAGGCCCGTTTCATGGCAAACGCTTCGCGGCAGGCCGGTCCTGCTGGAAGTTTGGGCGACATGGTGTTCCGTCTGCCTCAAGCAAGTTCCAAAGCTCAACGCCCTGCAACGGAAATACGCTGACCGCGGGCTTGTCGTCATCGGCGTCACCGAGGAATCCGCTGAAAAGGCTCACGCTTACATCAGGCGTTATCAAATGGAGTATGTCGTCTGTACAAACCAAAAATTAGTTGGCGTCAATGCCTTGCCAACAGTAATTCTTATTGATGGCAGTGGAAATGAGCTGTTGAGAGAAGTAGGAGAAACATCGACTCGGCGTCTCGAAACAATATTGAGCCAAATGCCATTAATGAGTGTAGATAATCCGGTTCGACTTGGAGCGATGAGCGGATTTGTCTCAAACAGGCCTGCGTCTGCCAAGGGCTACGATCAAGCCGCCTTGAATATTGAGATCGATCACTTCATTACTCGAATTGAAGCAGGTCAAGCGGATGAGATTGAGAGGGACATCAAGCGTATTATGAGTTTCTACCAGGCAAATCTTCCGGTCGGTGGCTGGCAGGGCGATTCGGCATGTCGTCTCTTTCTTATGGGAGCGTTATTTGATCTGTTGACACCCATGAAAGCACGCAACCTTAATGCGGGTATTTCGTTGCTAGGCGACGAATTACTGGATACGTTTGACTGGACCGAACCGGACTGGGAAGTTCGAGCCGAACGAGCGCGAAAAGTCGGCAAGGCTCTGCGTCCCGGGAATGCGCGAGCGATCAACGTATTGTCACAGGCCGAGCGTTCGGAAGCTCATCCCTTGGTTCAATACGCTTTAATCGAATCCTTGTCGCAACTGGACAAGACCAGGCCACGAGTTATTCGACCGCCGTCAGAATGGGAAATCGCCTACAGAAAATATACAGACGAATCACTAAAATGGACCACCCGATGGTTCGGTGCAGCCGGGGAGTACAAGGCATTTGATGACTATGTTCGCGACATGGAAGCCCGGATGACAACGGCCGACATGGAAATACTGTTGTCAAAGCTGATGTCTGATTATTCAATTCATTCGGGAATGTCGGAATTAGATTTGCTGGTTCGTTATTTTATTCTCGATCAACTCAGCACAATCCCATACAGCCGCACAGTGACCAAGAGCGACCGTTGCCGCATGCAAAAATGGTTGCTATCCGTTCTCAAGCATCACGAACCTGATTGGCGCATTCGGCTCCATTTGCTACTCACGCTCGACCAATGGAAATATGATTGCCTTCCATTGCCTGAACTGATTTACGTGTTGGATGAACGAATTCGTAGCGAAGACGTGAAATATGTGAAAGCCCATTTCGAATCCATACGAATGCAAGTCGCTTCAAAATAG
- a CDS encoding sigma-70 family RNA polymerase sigma factor, producing MAMPTTPGTRTDEPTEDRSFEALVLPHFDIVYRLAYKLTGDAHEAEDLVQEVFLKARRSFGGFELRDYGAKPWLLKIMHNAYLTRRGVAGRGPTLLDDLSLNDFAADFEPQTLDSLAPGRLNWDLFDEELKHAVEKLAPEYRMVLLLWALGDMSYKEIAQVLGIAIGTVMSRLFRARRQLALALTEYAAKRGIRPVER from the coding sequence ATGGCGATGCCGACCACACCGGGAACCCGTACCGACGAGCCGACGGAAGACCGCTCCTTTGAGGCGCTGGTCCTGCCGCACTTCGACATCGTCTACCGGCTGGCCTACAAGCTCACGGGGGATGCCCACGAAGCCGAAGACTTGGTGCAGGAAGTTTTCCTGAAGGCTCGGCGGAGTTTCGGCGGCTTCGAACTGCGCGATTACGGCGCCAAGCCCTGGTTGCTGAAGATCATGCACAACGCGTACCTGACGCGGCGGGGCGTCGCGGGTCGGGGGCCGACGCTGCTGGATGATTTGAGTCTCAACGATTTCGCCGCCGACTTCGAGCCGCAGACGCTGGATAGCCTGGCGCCGGGGCGCCTGAACTGGGACTTGTTCGATGAGGAGTTGAAGCACGCGGTGGAAAAGCTCGCCCCCGAGTATCGAATGGTGCTGCTGCTGTGGGCGCTGGGCGACATGTCGTATAAGGAAATCGCGCAGGTGCTGGGGATCGCCATCGGAACGGTGATGAGCCGTCTTTTTCGGGCGAGACGTCAACTCGCCTTGGCGCTGACCGAGTACGCCGCCAAGCGGGGCATTCGACCGGTGGAACGCTAG
- a CDS encoding helix-hairpin-helix domain-containing protein yields MYDKWTAEVAVDSELSQRRADWNRSIAVVSSVVLAALLFVHFLAIPVSCPETGQEGGRCSEIPGKLDLNRAMWFELGQLPGVGEGLARRIVEYRTLAGRPLLVRDLIAVKGIGSRTLQRIGPYLSVRRVREQPS; encoded by the coding sequence ATGTACGACAAATGGACCGCCGAAGTTGCAGTCGATTCGGAACTATCCCAGCGACGGGCCGATTGGAACCGCTCAATTGCGGTCGTTTCGAGTGTGGTGCTTGCGGCCCTGTTATTCGTCCACTTTCTGGCGATACCCGTTTCCTGTCCGGAAACTGGTCAGGAAGGCGGTCGATGCAGTGAGATTCCGGGAAAACTGGACCTGAATCGTGCAATGTGGTTCGAGCTGGGACAACTGCCGGGCGTTGGAGAGGGTCTAGCTCGCCGGATTGTCGAGTACCGTACTTTGGCGGGACGTCCGTTGCTGGTGCGGGATCTGATCGCGGTAAAGGGAATCGGCAGTCGCACGCTCCAGCGAATCGGTCCCTACCTTAGCGTTCGCAGAGTAAGGGAGCAACCTTCGTGA